CCCCGACATACTGTATGTGTCGAGGGCTTGCAATATACAGAAATTTAGGGAATCTCTCGATACAGCGCCGAAGCATCGTTTTTGAGCACGTGCTCCGCGATGTTGAGAACTTCTACTTTCAGCGTTCTCTGTCCAAAGGTGATTTCAATGACATCACCGACTTTTACCTGATACGACGCCTTTGCCTGCTTTCCGTTGACCAAAATGCGGTCGTTGTCACATGCTTCGTTTGCGATGGTTCTGCGCTTAATCAAGCGGGAAACCTTCAAATATTTGTCCAGTCTCATGCGTTTACTTTCTCCTTTAACTGTTTTGACGGGCGGAACACCGGAATTTTGGCTGCCGGAATGTTAACCTCCCGTTGGTCAATCGGCAAATGTCCCTTTCTTGCGGCGCGATGGCGCAGTTCCATCACACCAAATCCGGCAATGGTTACCTTTTCCTCTTGCGCCAGCGCATCTGCAATGCAGCCAAACACAGCAGCCGTAACCAAACTCACGTCCTTCTTTCGCAGCCCTGTGCGCTCCGTAACGCGATCAATCAACTCGTTCTTGTTCATCTTTTTTACTCTCTTCCCACAGTGCCAGCATTTCGTTAAGCGTCAAATCTCCGACCTGCTTTCCCTGTGCAGCCGCTCCCGCCTCTACATGGGAGAATCGGTGAATAAACTTTTCCGTTGTGTGGTTGAGTGCTTCTTCCGGATCGGTCTTTGCAAATTTTGCCACTTTTACCGCCGCAAACAGCAAATCGCCGATTTCTTCCGGAAAATCACCGTCTCCCTGCTCGGCACGGCGCACTTCGTCCAGCTCTTCCTGCACTTTGTCCAGTGCGTCATCTACGCTTGCCCACTCAAATCCGACCTTTTCCGCCTTCTTCATGACCTTTTCGGCGCGAATCAGCGCCGGAAGCGTCCGCGCCACACTGTCCATCGTATCGGTTACACTGCGCTGGTGTTTTTCCATCTTTTTGAGATCATCCCAGTTGTTCAAAATATCCTGTGTTGAATGGACTTTTACGTCTTTGAACACGTGCGGATGCCGATAAATCATCTTTTTGCAAATGCCGTCAATGACATCATTGATATCAAAATGTCCTTGTTCTTCTTCTATTGTCGTGTGAAAAACCACCTGAAACAGGACATCTCCCAGTTCCTCTTTGAGCAGCTCGACATCTTCATTGTCAATTGCCTCACAGACCTCATATGTCTCCTCAATGAAGTCGCGGCGAATGCTGTGATGATCTTGCTGGCGATCCCACATACAGCCCTCATCGCTGCGCAGAATCCGCATAACCTGCAGCAAATCCTCAAAATGGTACTGTTCTTTATATTCAAAATCCATGAGATATGATTTCCTTTCCGTTCTATCTTTTTTGCCGCAGCACATGTGCGATAAATCCGAGATTCATCAGCAGCAAAATACCATAGCACACCAGCGTTCCAATTGGAAGCGCCAATATATTGACATTCGGCTGTCCTGCCAGATAGCAGCCCACGGCGAATTTTGCCGAACAGGCTGCTGTCATCGCGTAAACCGACAAATCCGGTCTGCCAAATGCCTGTAAAACAGAGACTGTTACCGTTGACAATCCCACCAGCGGCTCTGCGATGCCCAGCAGACGCAGCAGCGGCGTTGCCGTCTGTATTCCGCGCGGATGAGACGCAAACAAAATCTGCAGCAGCGGCTGCGCCAGTACAAACAGCCCGATTCCGCACGGCACACACACAAGCAGCGTCAACCCCATGGACGACCACAGCAGCTGTTTGGTTTGTTTGGTTCTCTCTTTCGCGTGCGCTGCCGAGAGCACAGGCAGCACACTGACGGACACCGCATTGGACAGCGCCTGCGGCAAATTAAACAGCGTCAGCGCCATGCCGGTATACGCACCATATGCCGCGACGATTTCCTGCACAGAAAATCCCGCTGCCGGCAGCCGCCGATATACCACAGCCATATCCAAGAAGCCGGAAATTGTCATCACGGCCGCTCCCAAGGTAACCGGAATCATAAGCTGTACGAGCTTAGAAAAATCGCTCGACTGTTCGGGCGGATGCCGCAGCATATGAATCACACCGCGCCGCACACGCCATACCAGGTACAATACGGCGAGCAATTCGCCGCAGGTCACGCCGAACACGGCACCTGCCGCTGCACCGGTTATACCATAGCCTGCGCGCAGCAGATACCCTGCCGCAGCCAAACCAACGGTCAGCTTGCCCGTTGCCTCTGCAACCTGCGAGACAGCAGTCGGAACCATATTGCCTGTACCTTGATACCAGCCGCGCAAAACAGCCTCTATCGTCACAAGAAACACAGCCGGTGCAATGGTCAGCAGACACGGCACGGCATCGGTCTGTCCAAAGGCGCGGCATACAGTTGGCGCGGCGCCGGCCAATGCCAGAGACAGCAATGCTGACGTCACGGCAAACACATTTCCGGCACGCACGGCAATCGCCTTTGCCTGCTGCCGCCTGCCGAATGCCAGCGCTTCCGATACCAGATGCGCCTCTGCCGCAGGAATTCCTGCGGCAGAGATGACAAACAGCAGAGAGAAAAACTGCATAGCGAATGCAAACAGCCCCATCCCGCTGTCTCCGATGAGATTGGTCAGAGGAATTTTGAACAGTGCACCGAGTATTTTTACAGTGACACTGGAAACCAGCAGTGCGGCAGCACCGCCGACATAGCTTGCCTTGTTCCGTTTCATGCCCGTCCTCCTATGAGAACAGGGTATGAGCGGTTACGCGACGTTAGAAGCGAATGTTATGGTGTGTGCCTTATAATTGTGCGCCGCAATGGCTGCAAAATGCATCGTCTTTCTTGCACTGCTTGCCGCAGTTCGGGCAAAATACCTCGCTGCGTTCCGCGTGAAGCTGTTCCTGCAGTTCGCTGATTTTTTGAAGCTTCTCGTCAATGAGCTGGAGCTTAATTTGCAGCACCGCCGGATCTTCTTCCTTTCCGAGATGCTCGCTGTGCACCATTTTGCC
The sequence above is a segment of the Butyricicoccus intestinisimiae genome. Coding sequences within it:
- a CDS encoding RNA-binding S4 domain-containing protein encodes the protein MRLDKYLKVSRLIKRRTIANEACDNDRILVNGKQAKASYQVKVGDVIEITFGQRTLKVEVLNIAEHVLKNDASALYREIP
- a CDS encoding HU family DNA-binding protein, translating into MNKNELIDRVTERTGLRKKDVSLVTAAVFGCIADALAQEEKVTIAGFGVMELRHRAARKGHLPIDQREVNIPAAKIPVFRPSKQLKEKVNA
- the mazG gene encoding nucleoside triphosphate pyrophosphohydrolase — its product is MDFEYKEQYHFEDLLQVMRILRSDEGCMWDRQQDHHSIRRDFIEETYEVCEAIDNEDVELLKEELGDVLFQVVFHTTIEEEQGHFDINDVIDGICKKMIYRHPHVFKDVKVHSTQDILNNWDDLKKMEKHQRSVTDTMDSVARTLPALIRAEKVMKKAEKVGFEWASVDDALDKVQEELDEVRRAEQGDGDFPEEIGDLLFAAVKVAKFAKTDPEEALNHTTEKFIHRFSHVEAGAAAQGKQVGDLTLNEMLALWEESKKDEQERVD
- a CDS encoding putative polysaccharide biosynthesis protein, with translation MKRNKASYVGGAAALLVSSVTVKILGALFKIPLTNLIGDSGMGLFAFAMQFFSLLFVISAAGIPAAEAHLVSEALAFGRRQQAKAIAVRAGNVFAVTSALLSLALAGAAPTVCRAFGQTDAVPCLLTIAPAVFLVTIEAVLRGWYQGTGNMVPTAVSQVAEATGKLTVGLAAAGYLLRAGYGITGAAAGAVFGVTCGELLAVLYLVWRVRRGVIHMLRHPPEQSSDFSKLVQLMIPVTLGAAVMTISGFLDMAVVYRRLPAAGFSVQEIVAAYGAYTGMALTLFNLPQALSNAVSVSVLPVLSAAHAKERTKQTKQLLWSSMGLTLLVCVPCGIGLFVLAQPLLQILFASHPRGIQTATPLLRLLGIAEPLVGLSTVTVSVLQAFGRPDLSVYAMTAACSAKFAVGCYLAGQPNVNILALPIGTLVCYGILLLMNLGFIAHVLRQKR
- a CDS encoding zinc ribbon domain-containing protein, with the protein product MDKNNFFEKAKVSAEILSARTGVTAAKAADAAGKTAASVLSATKLNLQIFDLNTEVEILYKEIGKMVHSEHLGKEEDPAVLQIKLQLIDEKLQKISELQEQLHAERSEVFCPNCGKQCKKDDAFCSHCGAQL